A DNA window from Halorubrum sp. DM2 contains the following coding sequences:
- a CDS encoding glycosyltransferase family 4 protein, translated as MNFLFYSTDYKPNTGGISEHTDQIARELYAKGHTVTLIAPSMVGDEDIDTNRPFTIYRMPNYPLILHLSLLLFPLWLSRKQKIDYIYCPTWFPTGLYSIMISKITVAESIIAVHGREVVYSDENLRKKLIQRLNSVQSLILRSASIVVTVSSYTKNKLVEIGVPAEKIHIIYNGVKPSDFETDEIHPVIEREGLSSDNILLTVSRLESRKGHDTVIRALPNILKDQPDTTYLIAGTGSEKESLRELAKEIGVYDHIFFLGYVPQEDLPKLYNSSDVFVMPARRDGDSVEGFGIVFLEANAAEKPVIGGRHGGITDAIQNGESGLLVEPEDEDELAGNVVELLSNKRKAISMGKAGLERCKNKFTWGHVADRLVGAIHETNQ; from the coding sequence GTGAACTTTCTATTTTACTCAACTGATTATAAACCAAACACCGGTGGAATATCAGAACATACTGACCAAATAGCAAGAGAGCTGTATGCCAAGGGGCACACAGTAACCCTGATTGCTCCAAGCATGGTAGGGGATGAAGATATAGATACCAACCGTCCTTTTACGATATACCGAATGCCCAACTATCCACTCATCCTTCACTTATCGCTTCTCTTGTTTCCTCTCTGGCTGTCCCGAAAACAAAAAATAGATTACATATATTGTCCAACATGGTTCCCTACCGGATTATATTCAATTATGATATCCAAAATTACTGTGGCAGAAAGTATAATTGCAGTTCATGGTCGAGAAGTAGTTTATTCAGATGAAAATCTTCGAAAAAAGTTGATCCAGCGTTTGAATTCAGTTCAATCATTAATACTTCGATCAGCCTCAATAGTAGTTACGGTGAGCTCGTATACGAAGAACAAGTTAGTAGAAATTGGAGTTCCAGCAGAGAAAATACATATCATTTATAATGGAGTCAAGCCATCTGACTTCGAAACGGATGAGATTCACCCAGTTATTGAGAGAGAAGGTCTTAGTTCAGACAATATCTTGCTAACAGTCTCCCGACTGGAATCGAGAAAAGGGCATGACACCGTAATTAGGGCATTGCCAAATATATTAAAAGATCAACCGGACACGACATATTTAATCGCTGGAACCGGTAGTGAAAAAGAGAGCCTAAGGGAACTAGCAAAAGAGATCGGTGTATATGATCATATTTTCTTCTTAGGATACGTCCCTCAAGAAGACCTCCCCAAATTATATAACTCATCTGATGTTTTTGTGATGCCAGCTCGGCGCGATGGGGACAGTGTCGAAGGCTTTGGAATCGTCTTCTTAGAAGCAAATGCAGCAGAAAAGCCAGTCATTGGAGGAAGACATGGTGGTATCACAGACGCGATTCAAAATGGCGAATCAGGTCTCTTAGTCGAGCCAGAAGATGAAGACGAGTTGGCAGGGAATGTAGTTGAGCTATTATCCAACAAAAGAAAAGCTATATCAATGGGTAAAGCAGGATTAGAGAGGTGTAAGAATAAGTTTACTTGGGGTCATGTAGCTGATAGACTAGTTGGTGCCATCCATGAGACTAATCAATAG
- a CDS encoding glycosyltransferase family A protein, with amino-acid sequence MEKENQSRNQENIQVSIIIPVYNQPDLLADALDSIYRQTIDNYEVIVIDDNSDVDYGPIIDSYDSRVTLVVHDENKGAAEARNTGIDAAKSDFLAFLDADDLWRPTKLAKQLSVFQRGSEKLGLVYTGYVQQNIDETNKRVLPEASGEIYISQLERDQLHPTSTVMLKRECLEQVGGFDSSLPSRQDYDLWIRITERFEVDYVDEILVEKREQEDSISKNFESRIKGDLGVYRKVLKRTNNLGFLTRNRILSHHHYVIGRDYGLKGNRTKSLNHLLRAILRYPIHPLPWALFTINIIGLDREGRLFSFIRDIYMKL; translated from the coding sequence ATGGAAAAAGAAAATCAGAGCAGAAATCAAGAAAACATACAGGTGAGTATTATTATTCCAGTGTACAATCAGCCAGACTTACTCGCTGACGCGTTAGATAGTATATACAGACAGACAATAGACAATTATGAAGTCATTGTTATTGATGATAATTCGGATGTAGATTATGGACCCATAATTGACTCATACGATAGTCGGGTAACTCTGGTTGTACATGATGAAAATAAGGGGGCAGCAGAAGCGCGAAATACGGGTATTGACGCTGCAAAGTCAGATTTCCTCGCTTTCCTAGATGCTGATGATCTATGGCGACCAACAAAGCTAGCAAAACAACTTTCGGTTTTTCAGAGAGGGAGTGAAAAACTTGGACTAGTCTATACGGGCTATGTCCAACAAAATATAGATGAAACAAATAAGAGAGTACTTCCAGAAGCTTCTGGTGAAATCTATATTAGTCAATTAGAGCGGGATCAACTCCACCCTACCTCAACAGTTATGCTGAAACGGGAGTGCTTAGAACAGGTTGGTGGATTTGATTCGTCCCTTCCGAGTAGGCAGGACTATGACCTTTGGATCCGCATAACAGAAAGATTTGAAGTAGACTACGTTGATGAAATTCTAGTTGAAAAAAGAGAACAAGAGGATAGCATATCTAAAAACTTTGAAAGTCGGATTAAAGGGGATTTGGGTGTATATAGGAAAGTCTTGAAACGGACAAATAATCTGGGCTTTCTAACCCGTAATCGGATTCTTTCACATCATCATTATGTGATTGGGCGAGATTATGGTTTAAAAGGTAATCGGACGAAGTCATTAAATCACTTATTACGTGCTATACTTAGATATCCTATTCACCCACTCCCTTGGGCCTTGTTCACGATCAATATAATTGGCCTTGACAGAGAGGGGCGCCTATTTTCATTTATAAGGGATATATACATGAAATTATGA
- a CDS encoding glycosyltransferase family 4 protein — protein sequence MRVAFVTNVVYPFITGGAEKRIHEIGTRLAERGHEVTVYGRHFWDGPEEITHEGITLRAVAPEADLYADDRRSITEALDFAARALPPLRRRLSNDEHDVVVASVFPYFPVLSTKLASLGTDTPLVTTWHEVWGDYWEEYLGRLAPFGKVTEHVTARTPQHPTAISGVTADRLAAIGPDRGRIEIVPNGIDVKQIHNAPLPEQGYDVLFAGRLIEHKNVDLLLEAFDRVAVDTDATLGIVGDGPERDALEAQANELIHADRVEFLGFLDDYEDVLGHMRAADMFCSPSTREGFGLTFAEAMAADCTVIAADHPDSAADEVIGDAGFLVDPTVDAVTDTLHGTLRGDRPATNPVERAQRYDWDAVADQAERAYRRAVNGEW from the coding sequence ATGCGCGTGGCCTTCGTGACCAACGTTGTGTACCCGTTTATTACCGGCGGTGCCGAAAAGCGCATCCACGAGATCGGCACCCGCCTCGCCGAGCGCGGCCACGAGGTCACCGTGTACGGCCGGCATTTCTGGGACGGTCCTGAAGAGATCACCCACGAGGGAATCACCCTCCGCGCGGTCGCGCCCGAGGCGGACCTGTACGCAGACGACCGCCGCTCGATCACGGAGGCGCTCGACTTCGCGGCGCGCGCGCTGCCGCCCCTCCGTCGCCGCCTCAGCAACGACGAACACGACGTGGTCGTCGCGAGCGTCTTTCCCTATTTCCCTGTCCTCAGCACCAAACTCGCAAGCCTCGGCACGGACACGCCGCTCGTCACGACTTGGCACGAGGTGTGGGGCGACTACTGGGAGGAGTATCTCGGGCGGCTCGCCCCGTTCGGGAAAGTCACCGAACACGTCACCGCCCGGACGCCCCAGCATCCCACCGCGATCTCCGGGGTCACCGCGGACCGCCTCGCCGCCATCGGCCCCGATCGCGGTCGAATCGAGATCGTCCCGAACGGGATCGATGTCAAGCAGATCCATAACGCCCCACTCCCCGAACAGGGCTACGACGTACTCTTCGCCGGCCGACTGATCGAACACAAGAACGTCGACCTCCTCTTAGAAGCATTTGACCGAGTGGCCGTCGACACCGACGCCACCCTCGGGATCGTCGGCGACGGGCCGGAACGCGACGCACTGGAAGCGCAAGCAAACGAGCTGATCCACGCCGACCGCGTCGAGTTCCTCGGCTTCCTCGACGACTACGAAGACGTCCTCGGCCACATGCGCGCCGCCGACATGTTCTGCTCGCCGAGCACCCGCGAGGGGTTCGGCCTCACCTTCGCGGAGGCGATGGCCGCCGACTGTACGGTGATCGCCGCCGACCACCCGGATTCGGCCGCAGACGAAGTCATCGGCGACGCGGGCTTTCTCGTCGACCCGACTGTCGACGCCGTGACGGACACACTCCACGGCACACTCCGTGGCGACCGACCCGCCACGAATCCTGTCGAACGCGCCCAGCGATACGATTGGGACGCCGTCGCCGACCAAGCCGAACGGGCGTACCGGCGCGCCGTCAACGGCGAGTGGTGA
- a CDS encoding helix-turn-helix domain-containing protein, whose product MDQFTSRVLLLFPNRKVSVSIELWDPFPEERVFRYQAIQDVLAVLIDRPYAKYTMRELVSLTGANKGTISKAVKLLSELDLVETAPDGRTQQIQINRQ is encoded by the coding sequence TTGGACCAGTTCACTAGCAGAGTTTTGCTATTGTTTCCTAATCGGAAAGTGTCGGTCTCGATAGAGTTGTGGGACCCGTTTCCGGAGGAGCGGGTATTCCGATACCAAGCGATACAGGACGTTCTTGCTGTTCTCATCGACCGGCCGTATGCGAAATATACGATGAGGGAACTCGTAAGCCTCACCGGGGCGAATAAGGGAACGATCTCAAAGGCGGTCAAACTGCTTTCCGAGCTTGATCTCGTAGAGACCGCACCGGACGGGCGGACCCAGCAGATCCAGATCAACCGTCAGTGA
- a CDS encoding metal-dependent hydrolase: MDPVTHGAVAYLLYVAYAAATTRRLPVRWALVPLAVGSQFPDLIDKPLAYWGVLVYGRSLAHSVFVLFGVCGGLWWVMRSESTPVGDRIPDRLREVAPAAFAVGYVAHLLGDAWGGLLAGDLASMRFLAYPLVSVPRSPSDDIAPWVRVLEIYRDPAAAVQIEIVAAALVTFVGLRLWAARRGQWPRREP, translated from the coding sequence ATGGATCCGGTGACACACGGCGCGGTCGCGTATCTGCTGTACGTCGCGTACGCGGCGGCAACCACCCGCCGGCTGCCGGTCCGCTGGGCGCTCGTGCCGCTGGCGGTCGGCAGCCAGTTCCCGGACCTGATCGACAAACCGCTCGCCTACTGGGGCGTGTTAGTCTACGGTCGCTCGCTCGCGCATTCGGTGTTCGTGCTGTTCGGCGTGTGCGGCGGTCTCTGGTGGGTCATGCGGTCCGAGTCGACCCCGGTCGGCGATCGGATTCCCGACCGGCTGCGTGAAGTCGCGCCGGCCGCGTTCGCGGTCGGGTACGTCGCGCACCTGCTCGGCGACGCCTGGGGTGGACTGCTCGCCGGCGACCTCGCGTCGATGCGGTTCCTCGCGTACCCGTTGGTCAGCGTCCCCCGAAGCCCGAGCGACGACATCGCCCCGTGGGTTCGCGTCCTCGAGATCTACCGCGACCCGGCCGCGGCGGTCCAGATCGAGATCGTCGCGGCCGCGCTCGTCACGTTCGTCGGGCTGCGGCTGTGGGCGGCTCGACGCGGCCAGTGGCCGAGACGCGAACCGTGA
- a CDS encoding PAS domain-containing protein — MAASAITRSETIHVLYVDDDPELVETAAALLEAESGRLTVETATDADTGLDRLAATAIDCVVSDYELPGRDGVAFLEAIRDEYPDLPVILFTGSGSEAVASDAIAAGVTDYLQKGGDSSQYAVLANRIHNAVDSVVAQRERRRHIDAIQTAQEGIAILDDERFAFVNEAYAALYGYDAEDLIGDHWERVFPDEVSPDLRTEIRSTVREAGSWHGQTVGRRADGSTFTADRAVSLTDGGELVCTVRDVTDREDQASRLERTTTRLELAIEGANLGVWDWDMRTDAVRFNDKWAEMLGYSLSALEPRLETWENRVHPDDLAAVEAALAEHVDGETEYYDTEHRMRTADGDWKWIRDIGTIVERDDGEPVRAVGIHLDVDDQKRRERELEREKRRLEEFTSIVSHDLRNPLQVAAGNVELASDERDSAYLDDTMNALDRMEELIDDLLRLARLGDQVTETEVLDLAPLVDDCWGTVETADAALVNETDLTLRADPSRLRQLFENCFRNSVEHAGTGVTVTVGDLPDGFYVADDGPGIPADDRGDVFTAGYSTAAAGTGFGLSIVNRVVQAHGWTIRVTDGTAGGARFELTNVDSDPSAD; from the coding sequence ATGGCGGCGTCTGCGATCACGCGTTCGGAGACGATTCACGTGCTCTACGTGGACGACGACCCGGAGCTCGTCGAGACGGCGGCGGCCCTGCTCGAAGCCGAGAGCGGACGCCTGACGGTCGAGACGGCGACGGATGCGGACACGGGGCTCGATCGTCTCGCTGCCACCGCTATCGACTGTGTGGTCTCCGACTACGAGCTGCCGGGCCGAGACGGGGTCGCGTTCCTCGAAGCCATCCGCGACGAGTATCCCGACCTCCCCGTGATCCTGTTCACGGGAAGCGGGTCCGAGGCCGTCGCCAGCGACGCGATCGCGGCCGGCGTCACGGACTATCTCCAGAAGGGAGGCGATTCGAGCCAGTACGCCGTGCTCGCGAACCGGATCCACAACGCCGTCGACAGCGTCGTCGCTCAGCGCGAACGACGACGCCACATCGACGCGATCCAAACCGCACAGGAGGGGATCGCCATCTTGGACGACGAGCGATTCGCCTTCGTGAACGAGGCGTACGCCGCGCTGTACGGCTACGACGCCGAGGACCTGATCGGCGACCACTGGGAGCGTGTCTTTCCCGACGAGGTGAGCCCCGACCTCCGCACCGAGATCCGATCGACCGTACGGGAAGCCGGGAGCTGGCACGGTCAGACGGTCGGTCGCCGGGCGGACGGCAGCACGTTCACCGCGGATCGGGCCGTCTCGCTGACCGACGGCGGCGAACTCGTCTGTACCGTTCGGGACGTCACCGACCGCGAGGATCAGGCGTCGCGGCTCGAACGCACGACGACTCGCCTCGAACTCGCCATCGAGGGAGCCAACCTCGGCGTCTGGGACTGGGACATGCGGACCGACGCCGTGCGGTTCAACGACAAGTGGGCCGAGATGCTCGGCTACTCGCTGTCAGCGCTTGAGCCGCGGCTCGAAACGTGGGAGAATCGCGTCCACCCGGACGACCTCGCCGCCGTCGAGGCGGCGTTGGCGGAGCACGTCGACGGCGAGACCGAGTACTACGACACGGAACACCGGATGCGCACCGCGGACGGCGACTGGAAGTGGATCCGCGATATCGGAACGATCGTCGAGCGCGACGACGGCGAGCCGGTCCGGGCGGTGGGGATCCACCTCGATGTCGACGACCAGAAGCGACGCGAGCGGGAGCTCGAACGGGAGAAACGCCGGCTTGAGGAGTTCACCAGTATCGTCTCACACGACCTCCGGAACCCGCTTCAGGTCGCGGCGGGGAACGTGGAGCTGGCGTCCGACGAGCGTGACAGCGCGTACCTCGACGACACGATGAACGCGCTCGACCGGATGGAGGAACTGATCGACGACCTCCTGCGGCTCGCGCGGCTCGGCGACCAGGTCACCGAGACGGAGGTGCTCGACCTCGCGCCGCTCGTCGACGACTGTTGGGGGACCGTCGAGACCGCCGATGCCGCGCTCGTGAACGAGACCGACCTGACGCTCCGCGCTGACCCGAGTCGACTCCGGCAGCTGTTCGAGAACTGCTTCCGGAACAGCGTTGAACACGCCGGAACGGGCGTCACCGTCACCGTCGGGGACCTGCCCGACGGCTTCTACGTCGCGGACGACGGACCGGGGATCCCCGCGGACGACCGGGGCGACGTGTTCACGGCCGGATACTCGACCGCCGCGGCGGGAACCGGCTTCGGACTGTCGATCGTGAACCGAGTCGTCCAGGCGCACGGCTGGACGATCCGCGTGACCGACGGGACCGCGGGCGGCGCACGGTTCGAACTCACCAACGTCGATTCCGATCCGTCGGCCGACTGA
- a CDS encoding glycosyltransferase codes for MPTLNEEEGIETCLNWIKSAVEELQLPTEIIISDSSTDRTPEIAREMGAIVVEPDGKGYGYAYRYAFERTRGQYIVMGDADTTYDFTQIPRLLDHLEKTGADMVMGSRLDGEIKDGSMPTLHQYVGNPLLTQFLNAFYEAGVSDAHSGFRIFTREAYERMELETDGMEFASEMIMDAGAKDLRIAEVPIVYHEREGEETLDSFRDGWRHVRFMLVNAPGYLFSVPGVLLALFGAAVMAVAHTGVALGEVTLGVNSMIAGSLFTILGIQVGTLGVFATVASDPIQKPGDAVTSWVSTYGTLERGATAGLIVFAAGGSYATWLIVDWALNGFAAVPFTTSGLVAFTAIVVGVQLVFSSFFFSAVN; via the coding sequence ATGCCGACGCTGAACGAGGAAGAAGGAATCGAGACGTGTCTCAACTGGATCAAGAGTGCCGTCGAGGAGCTCCAGCTCCCGACGGAGATCATCATCAGTGACAGCTCGACGGACCGCACGCCGGAGATCGCCCGAGAGATGGGCGCGATCGTCGTCGAACCCGACGGGAAAGGGTACGGCTACGCCTATCGGTACGCCTTCGAGCGGACGCGTGGCCAGTACATCGTCATGGGCGACGCCGACACCACGTACGACTTCACGCAGATCCCGCGGCTGCTCGACCATCTCGAGAAGACGGGCGCTGACATGGTGATGGGGAGCCGTCTCGACGGAGAGATCAAAGACGGGTCGATGCCTACGCTCCACCAGTACGTCGGAAACCCACTCCTGACCCAGTTCCTGAACGCGTTCTACGAGGCCGGCGTGAGCGACGCCCACAGCGGCTTCCGGATCTTCACCCGCGAGGCGTACGAGCGGATGGAGTTAGAGACCGACGGCATGGAGTTCGCCTCGGAGATGATCATGGACGCCGGCGCGAAGGACCTCCGGATCGCCGAGGTACCGATCGTGTATCACGAGCGGGAGGGCGAGGAGACGCTCGACAGCTTCCGTGACGGCTGGCGACACGTCCGGTTCATGCTCGTGAACGCGCCCGGCTACCTGTTCTCCGTGCCCGGGGTGTTGCTGGCGCTGTTCGGCGCGGCCGTGATGGCGGTCGCGCACACGGGCGTCGCGCTCGGCGAGGTGACGCTCGGCGTGAACTCGATGATCGCCGGGAGTCTCTTCACGATCCTCGGGATTCAGGTCGGGACCCTCGGCGTGTTCGCGACCGTCGCCAGCGACCCGATCCAGAAACCCGGCGACGCGGTGACCTCGTGGGTGTCGACGTACGGAACGCTCGAACGCGGCGCGACGGCCGGCCTGATCGTGTTCGCCGCCGGGGGCAGCTACGCGACCTGGCTGATCGTCGACTGGGCGCTGAACGGCTTCGCCGCCGTCCCGTTCACGACGAGCGGGCTCGTGGCGTTCACCGCGATCGTGGTCGGCGTCCAGCTCGTGTTCTCGTCGTTCTTCTTCAGCGCCGTGAACTAG
- a CDS encoding NAD-dependent epimerase/dehydratase family protein yields the protein MQDARILVTGGAGFIGSNLANHLADAGNDVLALDNGYLGTEGNLDEAVEYVDADVLDEDLPTDVDVVFHLAALSSRQMLEENPREGARVNIEGFVNVVEQAYADGCDTVVYASTSSAYGSRTEPSPEDMDLEAATGYDASMLGRERYAEYYNNFYDDLTCAGMRFFSVYQGYAGNEAHKGEYANTVSQFADKIANGESPVLWGDGSQTRDFTHVDDIVRGLIATADHGLTGVYNLGTGDPYSFNEMIDLINDALGTDVEPEYEPIPLENYVHDTCADISRIREATGWEPEIDFEDGVARVCEPYLDA from the coding sequence ATGCAGGACGCTCGAATTCTGGTGACCGGCGGCGCGGGCTTCATCGGGTCGAACCTCGCGAACCACCTCGCCGACGCCGGCAACGACGTGTTGGCGCTGGACAACGGCTACCTCGGCACCGAGGGGAACCTCGACGAGGCGGTCGAGTACGTCGACGCGGACGTCCTCGACGAGGATCTCCCGACGGACGTCGACGTCGTGTTCCACCTCGCCGCGCTGTCGAGCCGGCAGATGCTCGAAGAGAACCCGCGAGAGGGCGCGCGCGTGAACATCGAAGGGTTCGTGAACGTCGTCGAGCAGGCGTACGCGGACGGCTGTGACACGGTCGTGTACGCCTCGACCTCGTCGGCGTACGGCAGTCGAACCGAGCCGAGCCCCGAGGACATGGACTTGGAGGCCGCGACGGGATACGACGCGTCGATGCTCGGGCGGGAGCGCTACGCCGAGTACTACAACAACTTCTACGACGACCTGACGTGTGCGGGGATGCGCTTCTTCTCGGTGTATCAGGGCTACGCCGGCAACGAGGCGCACAAAGGCGAGTACGCCAACACCGTCTCGCAGTTCGCCGACAAGATCGCGAACGGCGAGTCGCCCGTCCTCTGGGGCGACGGGAGCCAGACGCGCGATTTCACGCACGTCGACGACATCGTCCGCGGGCTGATCGCGACGGCCGACCACGGACTGACCGGCGTGTACAACCTCGGCACCGGCGATCCGTACTCGTTCAACGAGATGATCGACCTGATCAACGACGCGCTGGGGACGGACGTCGAACCCGAGTACGAGCCGATTCCCTTGGAGAACTACGTCCACGACACGTGCGCGGACATCTCGAGGATCCGCGAGGCCACCGGGTGGGAACCGGAGATCGACTTCGAGGACGGCGTCGCACGGGTGTGTGAGCCGTATCTAGACGCGTAG
- a CDS encoding DUF58 domain-containing protein: MEVTSRWWASVGAGLVLAALGVVAERPIFLVAAAGVGAWLVGVAAASSRAFARLGDRITVEYTISAADAFVDAPVSVALAARRPPETATVPLSVRADAPVGVERSAGEQTVALDPDEVAGEAAFDVSFPVAGRFAFPVPRIHMRDPTGLYRTTVDRGPTPTVTVRPQPLDVHVGQGGEAIRNAYGEHQSERPGPGVTTQEIRQYVPGDSVRRIDWKATARLADVYVRETQGETDRRTALVVDHRGRMAVGPPGETMLDYAREVAVGIVRTAADRNDPIDFDAVGREGVTESVRSNTTTEPHAQTEAALYDLVPTADEAAYGAQSASRVRAIADRIEGDDSAFARVLGAYVGDPTRYVRRARADPLVGSVRRIRNRIETGGLVVIATSDDEPAALREAVKTAIAGGGRAMVFLTPRCLFESTDVTDLDGAYDRYLAFEQLRRDLDAHPRVTALEVAPETRVDAVLAHRRERPAAVR; the protein is encoded by the coding sequence ATGGAGGTCACGAGCCGCTGGTGGGCGTCCGTCGGGGCCGGACTCGTGCTCGCCGCGCTCGGCGTCGTCGCCGAGCGGCCGATCTTTCTGGTCGCGGCGGCGGGGGTCGGCGCGTGGCTCGTCGGCGTCGCCGCCGCGTCGAGCCGCGCCTTTGCCCGCCTCGGCGACCGAATCACGGTCGAGTACACCATCTCCGCCGCGGACGCGTTCGTCGACGCCCCCGTGTCCGTCGCCCTCGCGGCTCGTCGCCCGCCCGAAACGGCGACGGTTCCGCTGTCGGTTCGCGCCGACGCTCCGGTGGGAGTCGAACGCAGCGCCGGGGAGCAAACGGTCGCACTCGATCCGGATGAGGTGGCGGGCGAGGCCGCGTTCGACGTGTCGTTTCCCGTCGCCGGTCGGTTCGCGTTTCCCGTGCCGAGGATACACATGCGCGATCCGACGGGGCTGTATCGCACGACGGTCGATCGCGGGCCGACGCCGACCGTAACGGTGCGACCGCAGCCGCTCGATGTCCACGTCGGCCAAGGCGGGGAAGCAATCCGCAACGCGTACGGGGAACACCAGTCCGAACGGCCCGGCCCGGGGGTGACGACACAGGAGATCAGACAGTACGTCCCCGGCGACAGCGTTCGGCGGATCGACTGGAAGGCGACCGCCCGGCTGGCCGACGTCTACGTCCGTGAGACGCAGGGAGAGACGGACCGTCGCACCGCGCTCGTCGTGGACCACCGCGGCCGGATGGCGGTCGGACCGCCCGGCGAGACGATGCTGGACTACGCTCGCGAGGTCGCGGTCGGCATCGTCCGAACCGCTGCGGACCGGAACGATCCGATCGACTTCGACGCGGTCGGCCGCGAGGGGGTCACCGAGTCCGTTCGCTCGAACACGACCACGGAGCCGCACGCGCAGACAGAGGCGGCGCTGTACGACCTCGTTCCGACGGCCGACGAGGCGGCGTACGGCGCGCAATCTGCGTCCCGTGTCCGAGCGATCGCCGACCGGATCGAGGGTGACGACAGCGCCTTCGCCCGCGTGCTCGGCGCGTACGTCGGCGATCCGACCCGGTACGTCAGGCGCGCCCGCGCTGACCCGCTCGTCGGGAGCGTCCGGCGGATCCGCAACCGGATCGAGACGGGCGGACTGGTCGTGATCGCCACGAGCGACGACGAGCCCGCCGCGCTCCGAGAGGCGGTCAAGACGGCGATCGCCGGCGGCGGGCGGGCGATGGTCTTTTTGACGCCGCGCTGTCTGTTCGAGTCGACCGACGTGACCGACCTCGACGGCGCGTACGACCGGTACCTCGCGTTCGAACAACTGCGTCGCGACCTGGACGCACACCCCCGCGTCACCGCGCTCGAAGTCGCTCCCGAAACGCGCGTCGACGCGGTCCTCGCACACCGTCGGGAACGACCGGCGGCGGTCCGCTGA
- a CDS encoding MoxR family ATPase — MSSPEAVYDAIREATSDVVVGNDDVLEGLTIALLTDGHVLLEGVPGVAKTTIANAFARALGLSYGRIQMTPDMVPADVSGTNVYQQATGEFQLRKGPVFSNVVVADEINRATPKTQSALLEAMEESTVTIEGETLRLPQPFMVVATQNPIEMEGVFELPEAQRDRFQLKYTVEVPGRADEREVLDRFDDAPGLDADAVPQVIEPEDVRTASEAVTDVFVADPVKEYILDIVAATRESPALRYGGSPRATLAFLAGAKARAAIRGRSYVIPDDVKALAPPVLVHRVIRTTDAELAERSVAAIVEEVVESVAPPGADASFAETETANDGTEPIKESDEGKQDPKPLTDGAEVETDEAESETD, encoded by the coding sequence ATGAGTAGCCCCGAGGCGGTGTACGACGCGATCCGGGAGGCGACGAGCGACGTCGTCGTCGGCAACGACGACGTACTCGAGGGACTCACGATCGCGCTGCTCACGGACGGCCACGTGCTCTTGGAAGGGGTCCCCGGCGTCGCGAAGACGACGATCGCGAACGCGTTCGCCCGGGCGCTCGGCCTCTCGTACGGTCGGATCCAGATGACCCCGGACATGGTCCCCGCCGACGTCTCGGGGACAAACGTCTACCAGCAGGCGACGGGGGAGTTCCAGCTCCGCAAGGGGCCGGTGTTCTCGAACGTGGTGGTCGCCGACGAGATCAACCGCGCCACGCCGAAGACCCAGAGCGCGCTCTTGGAGGCGATGGAGGAGTCGACGGTCACCATCGAGGGGGAGACGCTCCGGCTGCCGCAGCCGTTCATGGTCGTCGCCACGCAGAACCCGATCGAGATGGAGGGGGTCTTCGAGCTACCCGAGGCCCAGCGGGACCGCTTCCAGCTCAAGTACACCGTCGAGGTGCCCGGTCGCGCCGACGAGCGGGAGGTGCTGGATCGGTTCGACGACGCGCCGGGCCTCGACGCCGACGCGGTCCCGCAGGTGATCGAGCCGGAGGACGTGCGGACCGCAAGCGAGGCCGTCACCGACGTGTTCGTCGCGGATCCCGTCAAGGAGTACATCCTCGACATCGTCGCCGCGACCCGCGAGTCGCCCGCGCTGCGGTACGGCGGCTCGCCGCGCGCGACGCTCGCGTTCCTCGCCGGCGCGAAGGCGCGGGCGGCGATCCGCGGCCGGTCGTACGTCATCCCCGACGACGTCAAGGCGCTCGCGCCGCCGGTGCTCGTCCACCGCGTGATCCGGACGACCGACGCGGAACTGGCCGAGCGCTCGGTGGCCGCGATCGTCGAGGAGGTCGTCGAAAGCGTCGCGCCGCCGGGCGCTGACGCGTCGTTCGCCGAGACGGAGACAGCGAACGACGGAACGGAACCGATCAAGGAGAGCGACGAGGGGAAACAGGACCCGAAGCCGTTGACCGACGGTGCGGAAGTGGAAACGGACGAAGCGGAATCCGAGACGGACTGA